Proteins from a genomic interval of Nematostella vectensis chromosome 12, jaNemVect1.1, whole genome shotgun sequence:
- the LOC125557413 gene encoding trigger factor-like, with translation MAVAFVDNQEVDDDDRDSDDASDYDSDEDYDYDSDDDHGDEREDEDDNSEAIENNLNDDDVMTNGVLFSLPVYTSSYGYKMSLEAHPKGECDAILEWPFRRKITLSLIDQSEQWRRQTGVIYPDDAPPHFKACFDRPIEGDNDSYGFSCVYITRNLNSGEYKRMTSSSSRR, from the coding sequence ATGGCAGTCGCTTTTGTTGACAACCAAGAAGTAGACGACGATGACCGCGATAGCGACGACGCTTCTGACTACGATAGCGACGAAGACTATGACTACGATAGCGACGACGACCATGGCGACGAAAGGGAAGACGAAGATGACAACAGTGAAGCTATTGAAAACAACCTCAACGACGACGATGTCATGACGAATGGAGTATTGTTCAGCCTTCCAGTCTACACCTCAAGTTACGGCTACAAAATGAGCCTTGAAGCCCATCCTAAGGGAGAGTGTGATGCGATACTAGAGTGGCCTTTCAGACGGAAGATCACACTCAGTCTCATCGATCAAAGCGAGCAGTGGCGCCGTCAGACTGGGGTGATATACCCTGATGATGCGCCGCCTCATTTTAAAGCTTGTTTCGACAGACCCATTGAGGGTGATAACGATAGTTATGGATTTTCGTGTGTTTATATCACACGGAATTTAAATTCAGGCGAGTACAAaaggatgacgtcatcttcATCAAGGCGGTAA
- the LOC5520632 gene encoding F-box protein At1g78280 isoform X1: MAADTSLEKDCEFINSWPPLEPQEKTRKRKYPAPETHDSTRKENKCINHGRVVSNGTQSNISFPSFEYNTRPLSGDKYFPMATSALARWWKENSSSFSGLDSPKSSNPNTILNFVSRLPKAQDFLMDQIKQLKKNIPANPSCAGIHLALGSYYSKMRDYSKALKYLENAEKLDPGNKDIAWLKVKVLKDKLLQEQTEKCKGSLEKNKITVMPKPIKVERRHHTSLTAREFLLTYALTETPVIITGLVEHMTRDFWTIQYIKKRIGHMTVPLKKRVQQSCEWAKLEYAQDMKLADFIDSNMRSGNEPLYLFDWSLPTHAPHLAKELTIPRYFSGDFLQRTVDGSLYKDTWPSLFIAPAGLVSDLHVDGFGSNFWMALFQGRKKWTFFNKSDLPLLYPHCDDQSLNISFDVNLANPDTKYFPLLAQTTPRQCILEPGELLFVPHGSPHFVENLEDSLAVSANFVDLSNHSAVLEELGNMAIADPQAEALRAQLARKDFPTRMWSEQNDVPFQDFKRWPPHNYNDFDIDFTGEVYEKYGFKDQ; this comes from the exons atggcggccgaTACAAGTCTTGAGAAAGACTGTGAGTTTATCAACTCGTGGCCGCCTCTGGAACCCCaggaaaaaacaagaaaacggaAATACCCTGCGCCAGAAACGCATGACTCTACAAGAAAGGAGAATAAATGCATAAACCATGGCCGAGTTGTATCAAACGGAACTCAATCAAACATAAGCTTTCCAAGCTTTGAATATAATACAAGGCCTCTATCCGGTGATAAATACTTTCCGATGGCTACATCAGCACTCGCAAGATGGTGGAAAGAGAATAGCTCGTCTTTTTCAGGCTTGGATTCCCCCAAATCAAGCAACCCGAACACAATTCTAAACTTCGTTTCAAG GCTTCCAAAAGCACAGGATTTCCTAATGGATCAAATCAAACAACTGAAGAAAAACATCCCTGCAAATCCAAGCTGTGCTGGAATTCACCTGGCCCTTGGGTCATACTACAGTAAAATGAGAGACTATTCCAAAGCATTAAAGTACCTGGAAAACGCGGAGAAACTAGACCCTGGCAATAAAGACATCGCCTGGCTAAAAGTGAAGGTTTTGAAGGACAAGCTTCTACAGGAACAGACAGAGAAATGTAAGGGCTCATTGGAGAAGAACAAGATTACGGTCATGCCAAAACCAATCAAG GTAGAGCGTCGACACCACACTAGTCTGACTGCTAGAGAGTTTCTCTTGACATATGCCTTGACGGAGACCCCCGTTATCATCACAGGTCTCGTGGAGCACATGACACGTGACTTCTGGACCATTCAGTACATCAAAAAG AGAATTGGTCACATGACTGTTCCCCTAAAGAAGCGAGTTCAACAGTCCTGTGAATGGGCCAAACTTGAGTATGCCCAAGACATGAAACTTGCGGATTTCATTGACTCGAACATGCGGTCAGGAAACGAGCCGCTGTACTTGTTTGACTGGAGTCTACCAACACACGCTCCCCATCTAGCAAAG GAACTGACAATCCCAAGATACTTTTCGGGCGACTTCCTGCAGCGAACTGTGGACGGATCCCTTTACAAGGACACCTGGCCCAGCCTGTTTATAGCGCCCGCTGGGCTGGTCAGCGACCTTCACGTGGACGGGTTTGGGTCGAACTTCTGGATGGCTCTGTTTCAAGGACGAAAAAA GTGGACGTTCTTCAATAAATCTGACCTCCCACTTCTGTACCCTCACTGTGATGACCAGTCCCTTAATATATCCTTCGACGTGAACCTGGCTAATCCGGACACGAAATATTTCCCCCTTCTCGCCCAGACCACTCCACGCCAGTGCATCCTAGAGCCCGGGGAATTACTCTTCGTGCCTCATGGTTCGCCGCATTTCGTTGAAAACCTGGAAGACTCTTTGGCAGTTTCCGCGAATTTCGTGGATCTGTCCAATCACAGTGCCGTATTAGAGGAGCTTGGTAACATGGCAATTGCTGACCCACAGGCCGAAGCATTGCGAGCGCAGCTTGCAAGAAAAGACTTCCCAACTCGCATGTGGAGCGAACAAAATGACGTTCCATTTCAAGACTTTAAGCGATGGCCTCCACATAATTACAATGACTTTGACATCGATTTTACCGGCGAGGTTTATGAGAAGTATGGGTTTAAAGATCAGTAA
- the LOC5520632 gene encoding F-box protein At1g78280 isoform X2: MDQIKQLKKNIPANPSCAGIHLALGSYYSKMRDYSKALKYLENAEKLDPGNKDIAWLKVKVLKDKLLQEQTEKCKGSLEKNKITVMPKPIKVERRHHTSLTAREFLLTYALTETPVIITGLVEHMTRDFWTIQYIKKRIGHMTVPLKKRVQQSCEWAKLEYAQDMKLADFIDSNMRSGNEPLYLFDWSLPTHAPHLAKELTIPRYFSGDFLQRTVDGSLYKDTWPSLFIAPAGLVSDLHVDGFGSNFWMALFQGRKKWTFFNKSDLPLLYPHCDDQSLNISFDVNLANPDTKYFPLLAQTTPRQCILEPGELLFVPHGSPHFVENLEDSLAVSANFVDLSNHSAVLEELGNMAIADPQAEALRAQLARKDFPTRMWSEQNDVPFQDFKRWPPHNYNDFDIDFTGEVYEKYGFKDQ; encoded by the exons ATGGATCAAATCAAACAACTGAAGAAAAACATCCCTGCAAATCCAAGCTGTGCTGGAATTCACCTGGCCCTTGGGTCATACTACAGTAAAATGAGAGACTATTCCAAAGCATTAAAGTACCTGGAAAACGCGGAGAAACTAGACCCTGGCAATAAAGACATCGCCTGGCTAAAAGTGAAGGTTTTGAAGGACAAGCTTCTACAGGAACAGACAGAGAAATGTAAGGGCTCATTGGAGAAGAACAAGATTACGGTCATGCCAAAACCAATCAAG GTAGAGCGTCGACACCACACTAGTCTGACTGCTAGAGAGTTTCTCTTGACATATGCCTTGACGGAGACCCCCGTTATCATCACAGGTCTCGTGGAGCACATGACACGTGACTTCTGGACCATTCAGTACATCAAAAAG AGAATTGGTCACATGACTGTTCCCCTAAAGAAGCGAGTTCAACAGTCCTGTGAATGGGCCAAACTTGAGTATGCCCAAGACATGAAACTTGCGGATTTCATTGACTCGAACATGCGGTCAGGAAACGAGCCGCTGTACTTGTTTGACTGGAGTCTACCAACACACGCTCCCCATCTAGCAAAG GAACTGACAATCCCAAGATACTTTTCGGGCGACTTCCTGCAGCGAACTGTGGACGGATCCCTTTACAAGGACACCTGGCCCAGCCTGTTTATAGCGCCCGCTGGGCTGGTCAGCGACCTTCACGTGGACGGGTTTGGGTCGAACTTCTGGATGGCTCTGTTTCAAGGACGAAAAAA GTGGACGTTCTTCAATAAATCTGACCTCCCACTTCTGTACCCTCACTGTGATGACCAGTCCCTTAATATATCCTTCGACGTGAACCTGGCTAATCCGGACACGAAATATTTCCCCCTTCTCGCCCAGACCACTCCACGCCAGTGCATCCTAGAGCCCGGGGAATTACTCTTCGTGCCTCATGGTTCGCCGCATTTCGTTGAAAACCTGGAAGACTCTTTGGCAGTTTCCGCGAATTTCGTGGATCTGTCCAATCACAGTGCCGTATTAGAGGAGCTTGGTAACATGGCAATTGCTGACCCACAGGCCGAAGCATTGCGAGCGCAGCTTGCAAGAAAAGACTTCCCAACTCGCATGTGGAGCGAACAAAATGACGTTCCATTTCAAGACTTTAAGCGATGGCCTCCACATAATTACAATGACTTTGACATCGATTTTACCGGCGAGGTTTATGAGAAGTATGGGTTTAAAGATCAGTAA
- the LOC5520516 gene encoding uncharacterized protein SYNPCC7002_A1628, translating to MVDVLRRFTLCRSCALLRKFACDIRFSGSVRYHGSWSYRYRLNQDVQPKSGYTEPSRLPVIHHDQYSCPFPPQHRFKMAKFTKLMEWLLKDNVVIPNQVYRPFFASYDDLIKVHTPDYVRNFLLGTISERDMKQIGFPWSEGLVRRTRMEVGGTILTARIALECGLACSTGGGTHHAFPSHGSGFCIFNDLAITASYLLDNNLVTRVMIVDLDVHQGDGTASIFQNEPNVFTFSAHSEKNFPLRKQTSNLDLSLECGMDDLEYLTTVRAHLTWLLDMWRPDIVLYDAGVDPHVDDVLGRLKLTDNGLFERDLMVLRMALHRGIPCATVIGGGYDDDIDKLALRHSIIHRAATKVWSDKSP from the exons ATGGTGGACGTCTTGCGGCGATTTACTCTGTGCCGATCATGTGCTCTTTTGCGAAAATTCGCGTGTGATATTCGCTTTTCTGGTAGCGTAAGATATCATGGAAGCTGGAGCTATAGGTATCGGTTGAATCAAGACGTACAGCCAAAAAGTG GCTATACAGAACCATCAAGACTTCCTGTTATCCACCATGATCAGTATTCATGCCCATTTCCTCCTCAACACAGATTTAAGATGGCCAAATTTACCAAGCTGATGGAGTGGTTGTTAAAGGACAATGTCGTAATACCCAATCAAGTTTATAGACCGTTTTTTGCCTCATATGATGACCTTATCAAAGTACATACTCCAGACTATGTTAGAAATTTCTTACTAGGAACAATTTCAGAAAGGGATATGAAACAGATAGGGTTTCCCTGGTCCGAGGGACTGGTGAGAAGAACAAGGATGGAAGTTG GTGGGACGATATTGACAGCTCGGATTGCGCTGGAATGTGGGTTAGCATGCAGCACAGGAGGCGGTACACACCATGCCTTTCCCTCCCATGGCTCCGGCTTCTGTATATTCAATGATTTGGCAATCACTGCATCGTATCTCCTGGATAATAACTTGGTTACACGTGTCATGATCGTGGACCTGGATGTGCATCAG GGAGATGGTACTGCGTCCATTTTCCAGAATGAGCCAAACGTCTTTACTTTTTCTGCCCACTCTGAGAAAAACTTCCCACTGCGTAAGCAGACCAGTAATCTGGACCTGAGTCTAGAGTGTGGCATGGATGACCTAGAGTACTTGACCACTGTGCGTGCACATTTGACCTGGTTACTGGACATGTGGAGGCCTGATATTGTGCTGTATGATGCTGGAGTAGACCCACATGTAGATGACGTGCTGGGCAGACTAAAGCTCACAGATAATG GGTTGTTTGAGCGTGACTTGATGGTGTTGAGAATGGCTTTACACAGGGGTATCCCATGTGCTACTGTGATAGGCGGAGGATATGATGACGACATTGACAAGCTGGCCCTACGGCATTCCATCATCCACAGAGCAGCAACCAAG GTCTGGTCTGACAAGTCTCCATGA
- the LOC5520631 gene encoding ADP-ribosylation factor 1: MGSFFSSIFNRLLGKEEVRILMIGLDNAGKTTILYRLKLEEVVSTVPTLGFNVETVTYKNISFTVWDIGGQDKIRALWRVYYQGCQGIIFVVDSADRERAEEARNELHKLLAEEELQQVILLVIANKQDMANAMTASEIREKLKLNEIRGRPWFVQSACAVKGEGLFEGLDWMATQIRNNKYWVS, encoded by the coding sequence ATGGGATCTTTCTTTTCAAGTATATTTAACCGTTTACTTGGTAAAGAAGAGGTCAGAATACTAATGATTGGCTTAGACAATGCAGGAAAAACGACGATTCTATACCGACTCAAACTTGAAGAGGTCGTTTCAACCGTTCCTACTCTGGGGTTTAACGTAGAAACTGTGACTTACAAGAACATAAGCTTCACTGTCTGGGATATCGGAGGGCAGGATAAGATCCGTGCTCTTTGGAGAGTGTACTATCAAGGCTGCCAGGGAATAATATTTGTTGTGGATAGTGCCGATAGAGAGAGAGCTGAAGAAGCGAGAAACGAGCTACACAAGTTGCTCGCTGAGGAGGAGTTACAGCAAGTTATTCTGCTTGTGATCGCGAATAAACAGGACATGGCTAATGCGATGACTGCCTCGGAGATCAGAGAGAAGTTAAAATTGAACGAGATCCGGGGCAGACCGTGGTTTGTGCAGTCCGCTTGCGCTGTAAAGGGCGAAGGACTATTTGAAGGGCTGGACTGGATGGCGACGCAGATTCGAAACAATAAATATTGGGTCTCGTGA
- the LOC5520515 gene encoding diphthine methyltransferase, with the protein MSYKTLCTRDTGYHADTVEWCPIEGFEEFLVCGTYQLIEKGGQKQVAHLGEDNVSQFGRRVGDIQLYQLEQLKSLTKQGSYCQGAGILDTKWYRVPVNNKAVLGAVSAEAELKILTLSRDEGVGIEEYSSTVGQDKICLSLDWSHSQSTLTCVVSDSKGELTLLQCSEGSWETRQISQWAAHGYEAWIAAFDRWSHNVVYSGGDDCLLRGWDTRTNCTNPIFTSKRHEMGVSSIQCNPVHEHIMATGSYDEKILVWDTRNRRTPLTSASPGGGVWRIKWHPVTGNHMLTASMYSGYHILKFINCQGSCSLKKTTSYTENAVLAYGADWCYKNLANKAACRGNNDDTNTSREFIIATCSFYDHILHLWEVCI; encoded by the exons ATGTCTTATAAAACCTTATGTACTAGAGATACTGGCTACCATGCAGATACAGTAGAGTGGTGCCCTATCGAGGGATTTGAGGAGTTCTTAGTGTGTGGGACTTACCAATTGATAGAGAAAGGGGGACAAAAACAAGTTGCTCATTTGGGCGAAGACAACGTCTCACAATTTGGCCGGAGAGTTGGAGACATCCAGTTATATCAGCTCGAACAGTTAAA aagttTAACCAAGCAAGGTTCCTACTGTCAGGGAGCGGGTATATTGGACACAAAGTG GTACAGAGTTCCTGTGAATAATAAAGCTGTCCTTGGTGCTGTGAGTGCTGAAGctgaattaaaaatattaacatTATCAAGGGATGAG GGGGTTGGCATTGAGGAGTACTCCAGTACGGTTGGACAGGACAAGATATGTCTGTCACTTGATTGGTCCCACAGTCAAAG TACTCTGACCTGTGTGGTAAGCGACTCAAAGGGTGAGCTGACCCTTCTGCAGTGTTCCGAAGGATCATGGGAAACCCGTCAAATCTCACAGTGGGCAGCCCATGGATATGAGGCATGGATTGCAGCCTTTGACAGATGGTCACATAATGTTGTTTACTCTG GTGGTGACGACTGTCTCCTCAGGGGGTGGGACACAAGGACTAACTGCACCAATCCTATATTTACCAGCAAGAG GCATGAAATGGGTGTGAGTAGCATACAGTGCAATCCAGTACATGAGCACATCATGGCTACCGGCAG TTATGATGAAAAAATCTTAGTTTGGGACACAAGGAACAGAAGGACCCCCCTGACCTCGGCATCCCCAGGAGGAGGGGTGTGGAGAATTAAATGGCACCCAGTCACTGGTAACCACATGCTGACTGCATCAATGTACTCGGGTTACCACATTCTCAAATTCATCAATTGTCAAG gtTCTTGCagcttaaaaaaaactacatcTTACACTGAAAATGCAGTCCTTGCTTATGGTGCAGATTGGTGTTACAAAAACTTAGCAAATAAAGCTGCATGTAGGGGGAATAATGATGACACAAACACGTCAAGAGAATTTATTATAGCAACATGTTCATTTTATGATCATATCTTGCACTTGTGGGAAGtttgtatataa
- the LOC5520630 gene encoding Golgi to ER traffic protein 4 homolog A, translating to MFGAFRKQPEAARVYSEGPEYCSENKMAAVSRGGGIQRVLQKLNKSIEEGNYYEAHQMIRTLYFRYTSQKKYQDAIELLHNGTLLFFKYKQMGSGTDLAMLMLDCLKAGKDTIDSECLQKIISIFKAFDPEADTDRQEFIQKALRITADKDPSQKFGSTDLHHMCARIYWQEKNYGESRYHFLYTQDGFQCASMLVEFATTKGFKSEQDLFVTQTVLQYLCLQNSSTASIVFFKFTNKHPDFSGPPFQQPLLNFVWLLLMAIERQGPLSMFTVLCEKYQPSIERDPTYKQYLDRIAQLFFGLPPPQPTGLQGIMGDLVQSLFNDTPQAELEGEDVD from the exons ATGTTCGGAGCTTTCCGAAAACAACCCGAAGCTGCTCGAGTATATTCGGAAGGTCCCGAGTATTGtagtgaaaacaaaatggcggctgtaAGTCGAGGTGGAGGAATTCAGCGTGTTTTACAAAAACTGAACAAATCAATTGAGGAAGGGAATTATTATGAGGCTCATCAAATGATAAGAACTTTATACTTTAG GTACACATCACAGAAAAAATACCAGGATGCTATAGAATTACTCCATAATGGCACCTTgctattttttaaatacaaacag ATGGGGAGTGGGACAGATCTAGCCATGTTGATGCTGGACTGCTTAAAGGCTGGCAAAGACACAATAGATAGTGAATGCTTACAGAAAATTATCAGTATTTTTAAAGCATTTGACCCAGAAGCTGATACTGATCGGCAAGAATTTATACAGAAGGCTTTAAG GATAACAGCAGATAAAGATCCGAGTCAGAAGTTTGGGAGTACAGATCTGCATCACATGTGTGCTCGAATATACTGGCAAG AAAAGAATTATGGCGAATCCAGATATCATTTCTTGTATACTCAAGATGGATTCCAGTGTGCTTCCATGCTTGTTGAGTTTGCTACAACAAAAGGCTTCAAGTCAGAGCAGGATCTGTTTGTCACACAGACAGTTTTACA ATATCTGTGTCTTCAAAATTCTTCTACGGCCAGTATAGTATTCTTCAAGTTTACAAACAAGCATCCTGATTTCTCAGGGCCACCATTCCAGCAGCCACTTTTGAACTTTGTCTGGTTACTACTCATGGCCATAGAAAG ACAAGGGCCTCTCAGCATGTTCACTGTTCTCTGTGAGAAGTACCAGCCCTCAATAGAAAGAGATCCCACGTATAAACAA TATCTTGACAGAATAGCCCaacttttttttggcttgccgCCACCACAGCCAACCGGCCTCCAGGGGATCATGG gagatCTTGTACAGAGTTTGTTCAATGACACACCCCAGGCTGAATTAGAAGGCGAAGATGTCGACTAA
- the LOC125557115 gene encoding transcription initiation factor IIB-like — translation MEERTVERTVEDRSPPPYNIPGGPVPEINVPTLMPEFALFDRALTEYETSRASLGDEDSSNTLCNHDDLVTEDGVTSCLECGEQMQRVIAHEREWGFYGHSDGKRSSNPSRVQVRRSEDRNIDKDVENMGFSGVIVAKANEIYTQVTKGQIFRGDPRKAIVFACIYYAYKMSGECQTPKTLMETFGLSRKSCLKGLKIFSINAPKDYLLHGTSPTVVDHIRDVMDRFSASPAQKGEVVQLYYRSENRSSELNRARPQSFAVALTYYWVRLKGVDITLKKFSERTGISELTISRKAKEVATVLGTPGVV, via the coding sequence ATGGAGGAACGAACAGTTGAACGTACGGTTGAAGAtcggtcaccaccaccatacaATATCCCCGGCGGACCGGTGCCTGAGATTAACGTCCCCACCCTCATGCCGGAATTTGCACTGTTTGACCGAGCCCTCACCGAATACGAGACTAGTAGAGCCTCCTTGGGAGACGAGGATAGTAGTAACACCCTTTGCAATCATGACGACCTAGTCACAGAAGACGGGGTCACTAGTTGCTTAGAGTGCGGGGAACAGATGCAGCGCGTGATCGCACACGAAAGGGAGTGGGGTTTTTACGGACATTCCGACGGCAAACGGTCTTCGAATCCAAGTCGGGTCCAGGTACGTAGGTCTGAGGATAGAAATATTGACAAGGATGTGGAGAACATGGGTTTTAGCGGGGTAATTGTAGCCAAAGCTAACGAGATATACACTCAGGTGACGAAAGGCCAGATTTTTCGCGGCGACCCACGGAAGGCGATCGTCTTTGCGTGTATCTACTACGCCTACAAGATGTCCGGTGAGTGTCAGACACCGAAAACCTTGATGGAGACTTTTGGATTGAGCAGGAAGAGTTGCCTTAAGGGTCTAAAAATCTTTAGTATTAACGCGCCTAAAGATTACTTACTACACGGAACGTCTCCCACCGTCGTGGACCACATTCGcgatgtgatggatagattcTCGGCGTCCCCCGCACAGAAGGGAGAGGTGGTCCAGCTCTACTACAGATCTGAGAACCGCTCGTCTGAGTTGAATCGCGCTCGCCCACAATCCTTTGCGGTCGCTTTAACCTATTACTGGGTACGGCTAAAGGGGGTCGATATTACACTTAAAAAATTCTCCGAAAGAACGGGCATCTCCGAGTTAACCATCAGTAGGAAAGCGAAAGAAGTGGCCACAGTCCTGGGTACGCCTGGTGTGGTATGA